The Pseudomonas fulva 12-X sequence GGGGCGCTGGCGGCGCTACCGACAACGTGATGCGCAGCCTGGCGCCCTATGTCGAGAAGGAACTGGGCACCAAACTGATCCTCAACAACCGCCCCGGCGGCACCGCCGTGATCGGCAGCAGCTACGTGATGCAGCAGAAACCCAACGGCTACACCCTGCTGCTCGGCGCCGAAAACCCGCAGCTGTATCCGGTGCTCGGCCTGGCCAAGTTCGACTACAGCGACTTCTACCCGGTCAATATCATCGGCCAGAACGTGGTGGTGATCGCCACCAACACCGAAAGCCCGTTCAACTCCATGGCTGACCTGCTGGCCGCTGCCAAGGAAAAGCCGGACACCTTGCGCATGGGCTCCACCGGTGCCGGCGGCCTGCCAAGCACCGTGCACGCCATGGTCAACGCCGTTGGCGAACTGAAAGTGCGTGAAGTGACCTTTGGTGGTGACGGCCCCGGTATCACCGCGCTGATGGGCAAGCACATCGACTTCATGCCGCTGAGCCTGGCAGCCGCCCAGGAGCTGGTGCGCTCCGGCAAGCTCAAGGCGCTGGCCGTGCTGGCTGCCGATGAAGTACCGGAACTGCCGGGCGTCGAGCCGATCACCAAGGCCCTGCCGGAAATTCGCGAGTACCTGCCATGGGGTCCGTTCTGGGGTGCGTTCGTCCATAAAGACACGCCGGACGATATCAAACAGAAGCTGGTCGAGGCTTACTCCAAGGCCGTCGCAAATGAGGAGTTCCAGGGCTTCCTGAAGAACTACGGTGCCCAGAGCCTGAACCTCAATGGCGCCGAAGCCGAGCAGTTCCTCAAGCGCTGGCAGTCGGTTACCGCCTGGTCGATGTACAAGGCCAAGGCCATCGAAATCTCGCCGGACAGCGTCGGGATCGCGAAGCCCTGATACACCGGCTGGGCAGGCAAGCTGCCCGGCCCTTGTAAACCCGGAGGCCCTAGCCAGGGCTTCCATCAATCGATGACAGCTAACAATTTCCGCCTAGGCGGCAGGACCTCTGCGTCCTGAAAAAAGGAAAACAGTCATGAACCTGATCGCAACCGCTGGCCGTAACCGCCTGTTGCTCGCGCCATCGCTGCTGGCGCTCGGCGTGTCCCTCGCCTTGCCGATGGCCGCCCACGCCGAAGGCTTCGTCGACGACGCCAAGGTGTCGCTGAACCTGCGCAACTTCTATATCAACCGTAACTTCACCAATCCGGATAACGCTCAGAGCAAAGCTGAAGAATGGACCCAGAGTTTCATTCTCGATGCCCGCTCCGGCTACACCCCGGGTGTGGTCGGCTTTGGTGTAGATGCGCTGGGCATGCTGTCGGTCAAGCTCGACGGCGGTGGCGGCACCTATGGCACCGGGCTGCTGCCGGTGCATGGCGCTGGAGATGACCGTCATCCTGCTGACGACTATGGCCGTGTAGCCCTGGCTGCCAAGGCCAAGATCTCCAAGACCGAACTGAAGGTCGGCGAGTGGATGCCGGTACTGCCGATCCTGCGTGCCGACGATGGCCGTTCGCTGCCGCAAACCTTCCAGGGCGCACAGATCACCTCGAACGAGATCGCCGGCCTGACGCTCTACGGCGGTCAATTCCGTCAGAACAGTACGCGTGACAGCGCCAGCCTGGACAACATGTTCCTGAATGGCAACAACGCCAACAACGACTCGGATCGTTTCAACTTCGTTGGTGGTGAATACAAGTTCAACGGCGACCGCACCATGATCGGCCTGTGGGGCGCTGAGCTGAAGGACATCTACGAGCAACAGTACCTGCAACTGACCCACAGCCAGCCTATCGGCGACTGGACCCTGGGCGCCAACCTGGGCTATTTCCAAGGCGAGGACGACGGCTCTGCCCGCGCTGGCAAACTGGACAACAAGACCTATTCCGGCTTGTTCTCCGCCAAATACGGTAGCAACACCTTCTATGTCGGTCTGCAGAAGGTCACCGGTGACACCGGCTGGATGCGTGTCAACGGTACCAGCGGCGGCACTCTGGCCAACGACAGCTACAACTCGTCCTATGACAACGCCAAGGAGAAATCCTGGCAGGTGCGTCATGACTTCAACTTTGCCGGCGTCGGCATTCCGGGCCTAACCCTGATGAACCGCTATATCAGCGGCAGCAACGTACACACCGCAACCACCGACGATGGCAAGGAATGGGGCCGCGAAACCGAGCTGGCCTACGTAATCCAGGATGGCTCCTTCAAGAACCTGAGCATTCGCTGGCGCAACTCGAGTCTGCGTCGCGACTTCAGCAACAACGAGTTCGACGAAAATCGCCTGATCTTCAACTACCCGTTGTCGATTCTGTAACGCACACGCTGCATCGCTGACTCCAGTGGCATATCTTGGCCCGTCCTCGTGACGGGCTTTTTTAATGACCGACGGGAAAGATCGCTTGCCCGTGAACAAGAAAAGCCGGATAGCAGAAAACGCCGCTGCGGTAGATACCGAGCGCCGAGGCAATATTCAGAAAGATGCGACCCGA is a genomic window containing:
- a CDS encoding OprD family porin — translated: MNLIATAGRNRLLLAPSLLALGVSLALPMAAHAEGFVDDAKVSLNLRNFYINRNFTNPDNAQSKAEEWTQSFILDARSGYTPGVVGFGVDALGMLSVKLDGGGGTYGTGLLPVHGAGDDRHPADDYGRVALAAKAKISKTELKVGEWMPVLPILRADDGRSLPQTFQGAQITSNEIAGLTLYGGQFRQNSTRDSASLDNMFLNGNNANNDSDRFNFVGGEYKFNGDRTMIGLWGAELKDIYEQQYLQLTHSQPIGDWTLGANLGYFQGEDDGSARAGKLDNKTYSGLFSAKYGSNTFYVGLQKVTGDTGWMRVNGTSGGTLANDSYNSSYDNAKEKSWQVRHDFNFAGVGIPGLTLMNRYISGSNVHTATTDDGKEWGRETELAYVIQDGSFKNLSIRWRNSSLRRDFSNNEFDENRLIFNYPLSIL
- a CDS encoding tripartite tricarboxylate transporter substrate binding protein, whose protein sequence is MLKQLLTGVAFSLSALTLALPAHADYPDRSIQAVIPWGAGGATDNVMRSLAPYVEKELGTKLILNNRPGGTAVIGSSYVMQQKPNGYTLLLGAENPQLYPVLGLAKFDYSDFYPVNIIGQNVVVIATNTESPFNSMADLLAAAKEKPDTLRMGSTGAGGLPSTVHAMVNAVGELKVREVTFGGDGPGITALMGKHIDFMPLSLAAAQELVRSGKLKALAVLAADEVPELPGVEPITKALPEIREYLPWGPFWGAFVHKDTPDDIKQKLVEAYSKAVANEEFQGFLKNYGAQSLNLNGAEAEQFLKRWQSVTAWSMYKAKAIEISPDSVGIAKP